The proteins below are encoded in one region of Candidatus Amarolinea dominans:
- a CDS encoding efflux RND transporter periplasmic adaptor subunit produces the protein MKTARYGALALILLAVAAGGFFFIRSRTLPPSPTGGEGGAASSGYTQIVDVQVGNLSASLSVVGQVEAEQQEDLTFTRLNGTTKLLTLAVAAGHTVTAGQVLATIDPAAYQQALDQAKSSLQAAEETLADLQTPVTDLARAQADLAVAQANLQNQTAQDTLTDLLHPDIASLTIRVTDAQRTLNEAQASLASLQSDRTAATRLDKLRETEATTAAEHARLAAETYNDTFHQDRLRVAFNTMMNARDARITAELQQQADLLKAQSQLRKAQTSLADAQEALAEAQAGGDKLTLAKARLAVQQAQVAQAEAQENRSQLDEGPDTVKLATAQADLDKKRLAVTDAEAALAATQIMAPFAGTILQTHVEPGDLVTANTRILTVANLQTLQIVAAVDETTIRQIAAGQAAQVTFDAFLGRTLRGQVASVPLQGTLQGDVMVYSVPITLTGAVDLPLLVGMTANVKVELGQATNALLVPTMALQRSGGLVQVLVPNPNDPTAEPQAVPVEIGLSDGINTQIVRGLNPGDKVVVQIAATQSTNPFNFRGVGGDTPRIQPIGR, from the coding sequence ATGAAAACAGCGCGCTACGGGGCGTTGGCGCTCATTTTGCTGGCCGTGGCCGCGGGCGGATTCTTTTTCATCCGCAGCCGCACCCTCCCTCCCTCCCCAACTGGGGGGGAGGGAGGGGCCGCCAGCAGCGGGTACACGCAGATTGTGGACGTACAGGTGGGCAATCTCAGCGCCAGTCTGAGTGTGGTTGGCCAGGTGGAAGCGGAACAGCAGGAAGACCTGACCTTTACCCGCCTCAACGGCACCACCAAGCTGCTGACACTGGCTGTGGCCGCGGGCCACACCGTGACCGCCGGCCAGGTGTTAGCCACGATTGACCCCGCGGCCTATCAGCAGGCCCTGGATCAAGCCAAGAGCAGCCTGCAAGCGGCCGAGGAAACCCTGGCCGATCTGCAGACGCCGGTGACCGACCTCGCCCGCGCCCAGGCCGATCTGGCCGTGGCGCAGGCCAACCTCCAAAACCAGACCGCACAAGACACGCTGACGGACCTGCTGCACCCGGATATCGCCAGTCTGACGATCAGAGTCACCGACGCCCAACGTACGCTGAACGAAGCCCAGGCCAGCCTGGCGTCACTGCAATCCGATAGGACGGCTGCCACTCGCCTGGACAAGTTGCGCGAGACCGAGGCCACGACCGCGGCCGAGCACGCGCGCCTGGCGGCCGAAACCTATAACGATACCTTTCACCAGGACCGGCTGCGCGTGGCTTTCAATACCATGATGAATGCCCGCGATGCACGCATCACCGCCGAGCTGCAACAGCAGGCCGACCTGCTCAAGGCCCAGAGCCAACTGCGCAAGGCGCAAACCAGCCTGGCGGATGCACAGGAAGCGCTGGCCGAGGCGCAAGCCGGAGGCGACAAGCTGACCCTGGCCAAGGCCCGCCTGGCCGTGCAGCAGGCGCAGGTCGCCCAGGCCGAGGCGCAGGAGAACCGCAGTCAACTGGATGAAGGGCCAGACACGGTCAAACTGGCAACCGCGCAGGCCGACCTGGACAAAAAACGCCTGGCCGTGACGGATGCCGAGGCCGCGCTCGCCGCCACCCAGATCATGGCCCCCTTCGCCGGCACCATCCTGCAGACCCACGTTGAGCCAGGCGATCTCGTCACCGCCAACACCCGCATCCTGACCGTCGCCAACCTGCAGACGCTGCAGATCGTCGCGGCCGTGGACGAGACCACCATCCGCCAGATTGCCGCCGGCCAGGCCGCCCAAGTCACCTTCGACGCCTTCCTCGGTCGCACCTTGCGTGGCCAGGTTGCCTCCGTGCCCTTACAAGGCACGCTGCAGGGCGATGTCATGGTCTATTCGGTTCCCATCACCCTCACCGGCGCGGTTGACCTGCCCCTGCTGGTCGGCATGACCGCCAACGTCAAGGTGGAACTCGGTCAGGCGACCAACGCCCTGCTGGTTCCCACCATGGCCCTGCAACGCAGCGGCGGCCTGGTGCAGGTGCTGGTCCCCAACCCCAACGACCCGACCGCCGAGCCGCAGGCCGTCCCCGTGGAAATCGGCCTCAGCGATGGCATCAACACCCAGATCGTGCGCGGCCTCAACCCCGGTGACAAGGTCGTCGTCCAGATCGCCGCCACCCAATCCACCAACCCCTTCAACTTCCGCGGCGTCGGCGGCGACACTCCACGCATTCAGCCCATCGGCCGCTGA
- a CDS encoding efflux RND transporter periplasmic adaptor subunit produces the protein MQQSKRFWPWVLVLLAIVAVGSFLFIRSRTPQTGGEGGATTASSGYTQVVDVQVGDLSASLSVVGQVEAVQQANLTFTRLSGTTKLLTLAVAAGNTVTNGQVLAAIDPAPYQQALDQARSDLQATAERLTDLQAPVTDLARAKADLAVAKADHDQQQAAEDLKSAQTPDLARLRGVVQDAQDTLALAQTQQTLTDHDAAAKSERDLQYAVNWHERRITDLMALVANGKANAEQIEQLSDEQTALGDAQADLAHVQAQRQLNQQAVAAAVVKAQASLADAQEALAEAQAGGDKLTLAKARLAVQQAQVAQAEAQENRSQLDEGPDTVKLATAQADLDKKRLAVTDAEAALAATQIMAPFAGTILQTHVEPGDLVAANTRILTVANLQTLQIVAAVDETTIRQVAASQTAQVTFDAFPGRTLRGQVASVPLQGTLQGDVMVYSVPITLTGAVDLPLLVGMTANVKVELGQATNALLVPTMALQRSGGLVQVLVPNPNDPTAEPQAVPVEIGLSDGVNTQIVRGLNPGDKVVIQIAATQSTNPFGVRGAGGILVGPGQGSNVGGSRNQPIGR, from the coding sequence ATGCAACAATCCAAACGATTCTGGCCGTGGGTGTTAGTCCTGCTGGCTATTGTAGCCGTGGGCAGCTTTCTATTCATCCGCAGCCGCACCCCCCAAACTGGGGGGGAGGGGGGGGCCACCACCGCCAGCAGCGGTTACACGCAAGTGGTAGATGTGCAGGTGGGCGACCTCAGCGCCAGCCTGAGCGTCGTCGGTCAGGTGGAGGCGGTGCAGCAGGCTAATTTGACCTTCACCCGGCTCAGCGGCACGACCAAGCTGCTGACCCTGGCCGTGGCCGCGGGCAACACCGTGACGAACGGACAAGTGCTGGCTGCGATTGACCCCGCGCCCTATCAACAAGCGCTCGATCAGGCGCGCAGCGATCTGCAGGCGACCGCGGAACGCCTGACCGATCTCCAGGCGCCGGTTACCGACCTTGCCCGCGCCAAGGCCGACCTGGCCGTGGCCAAAGCGGATCACGATCAACAACAGGCCGCGGAAGATTTGAAATCGGCGCAGACGCCCGACCTGGCGCGCTTGCGCGGCGTGGTCCAGGATGCGCAGGACACCCTCGCCCTGGCGCAAACGCAGCAAACCCTGACCGATCATGACGCCGCGGCCAAGAGCGAGCGCGACCTGCAGTACGCCGTCAACTGGCATGAGCGCCGTATCACAGACCTGATGGCGCTGGTGGCCAATGGCAAGGCCAACGCCGAGCAGATCGAGCAGTTGAGCGACGAACAGACCGCGCTGGGCGACGCGCAAGCCGACCTGGCGCACGTGCAGGCGCAGCGCCAGCTCAATCAACAGGCGGTCGCGGCGGCCGTGGTCAAGGCCCAGGCCAGCCTGGCGGATGCGCAGGAAGCGCTGGCCGAGGCGCAAGCCGGAGGCGACAAGCTGACCCTGGCCAAGGCCCGCCTGGCGGTGCAGCAGGCGCAGGTCGCCCAGGCCGAGGCGCAGGAGAACCGCAGTCAACTGGATGAAGGGCCGGACACGGTCAAACTGGCAACCGCGCAGGCCGACCTGGACAAAAAGCGCCTGGCCGTGACGGATGCCGAGGCCGCACTCGCCGCCACCCAGATCATGGCCCCCTTCGCCGGCACCATCCTGCAGACCCACGTTGAGCCAGGCGATCTCGTCGCCGCCAACACCCGCATCCTGACCGTCGCCAACCTGCAGACGCTGCAGATCGTCGCCGCCGTGGACGAGACCACCATCCGCCAGGTTGCCGCCAGCCAGACCGCCCAGGTCACCTTCGACGCCTTCCCCGGTCGCACCTTGCGCGGCCAGGTTGCCTCCGTGCCCTTACAAGGCACGCTGCAGGGCGATGTCATGGTCTATTCGGTTCCCATCACCCTCACCGGCGCGGTTGACCTGCCCCTGCTGGTCGGCATGACCGCCAACGTCAAGGTGGAACTCGGTCAGGCGACCAACGCCCTGCTGGTTCCCACCATGGCCCTGCAACGCAGCGGCGGCCTGGTGCAGGTACTGGTCCCCAACCCCAACGATCCGACCGCCGAACCGCAGGCCGTCCCCGTCGAAATCGGCCTCAGCGATGGCGTCAACACCCAGATCGTGCGCGGCCTCAACCCCGGTGACAAGGTCGTCATCCAGATCGCCGCCACCCAATCCACCAACCCCTTCGGCGTGCGCGGAGCCGGCGGCATCCTTGTTGGCCCTGGCCAGGGCAGCAACGTCGGCGGTTCCCGCAACCAGCCCATCGGCCGCTGA
- a CDS encoding ABC transporter permease has translation MGLRVAVTALTVHKMRSILTMLGVVIGVAAVIALVAVGQGAQAQIINQFQALGSNLLTVSAGTNFGFSRSGLQQNTRPLTDKDVEAIRALATAVKLVAPDYSANATVVYQGKTTNTSISGVTADYATVRNWSVDRGRFVSAQDTSNLALVVVLGQTVVEDLFGSALVNPVGEVVRINRQPYEVIGVLKSKGQSGFNNQDNTVFMPLRTAQVKLGGAGTTQVRSISLQVRTAEEMDLAQAQVTAILRALHGLQTGAENDFTVQNQADILDSVAQTSGTFTTLLGSIAAISLLVGGIGIMNIMLVSVTERTREVGLRKAVGAKRSDILLQFLTEAVVLSSTGGIIGVLLGVGGAQIITPLLGGSRALVTPQSIILALTVSLGIGIFFGLYPANRAARLNPIDALRYE, from the coding sequence ATGGGGTTGCGCGTGGCCGTGACCGCGCTGACCGTGCATAAGATGCGCTCCATCCTGACCATGCTCGGTGTCGTGATTGGCGTGGCCGCGGTGATTGCGTTGGTGGCCGTGGGGCAAGGCGCGCAGGCGCAGATCATCAACCAGTTTCAGGCGCTTGGCTCCAACCTGCTGACCGTCAGCGCCGGCACCAACTTCGGCTTTTCGCGCAGCGGCCTGCAGCAAAACACGCGGCCGCTGACCGACAAGGATGTGGAGGCCATCCGTGCCCTGGCTACCGCCGTCAAGCTGGTGGCGCCCGACTACAGCGCCAATGCCACCGTCGTCTACCAGGGCAAGACCACCAACACCAGCATCAGCGGCGTGACGGCCGACTATGCCACGGTACGCAACTGGAGCGTGGATCGCGGGCGCTTCGTCAGCGCGCAGGACACCAGCAACCTGGCGCTGGTGGTTGTTCTGGGGCAGACCGTGGTCGAAGACCTCTTCGGCAGCGCGTTAGTCAACCCGGTAGGCGAGGTGGTGCGCATCAACCGGCAGCCCTATGAGGTGATTGGCGTGCTCAAGAGCAAGGGGCAGAGCGGATTCAACAACCAGGACAACACCGTCTTCATGCCACTGCGCACCGCGCAGGTCAAATTGGGCGGCGCCGGCACCACGCAAGTGCGTTCCATCAGCCTGCAGGTGCGCACCGCCGAGGAGATGGACCTGGCGCAGGCGCAGGTTACCGCGATTCTGCGCGCCCTGCACGGGCTGCAGACCGGCGCGGAGAACGATTTCACGGTGCAGAACCAGGCCGACATCCTCGACAGCGTGGCGCAGACCAGCGGTACCTTCACCACCTTGCTGGGCAGTATCGCCGCGATCTCGCTGCTCGTGGGCGGCATCGGCATCATGAATATCATGCTCGTCAGCGTGACCGAGCGCACGCGTGAGGTGGGGCTGCGCAAGGCGGTCGGCGCCAAACGCAGCGACATCCTGCTGCAATTCCTGACCGAAGCCGTCGTCCTCAGCAGTACAGGAGGGATCATCGGCGTACTGCTCGGTGTGGGCGGCGCCCAGATCATCACACCCTTGCTGGGGGGTAGCCGCGCCCTCGTCACGCCGCAGAGCATCATCCTGGCCCTGACCGTCTCCCTGGGCATCGGCATCTTCTTCGGCCTCTACCCCGCCAACCGCGCCGCCCGCCTCAACCCGATTGACGCACTGCGCTATGAATAG
- a CDS encoding LacI family DNA-binding transcriptional regulator, whose protein sequence is MSVTIYDVARQADVSTATVSKVLSNTPYVSEKTRAKVLAVVSDLDFVPNLAARSLNQVRTGIIGLAFPYASDYLFEDPHLMLFLRGVENIATTHDYSILLMTAGAADAAGGLRRLLHTRYVDGAIVVGMESVQPITAELRHRTYPTVALGYHSPLGVYNTIHADDYLGGRLAAEHLLALGHRRIGLIGGPLEITAVGRRIQGFTDALTEHGLSLAPDLRAAGDFTQESGFAAAASILAQPARPTAIFSVNDRMALGFMAYAQASGLTIPTDLSIVGFDDIPAAAFSHPSLTTVCQQSLAMGRLAGERLLDLVQRTQERFEPLVLATTFVPRNSTRALA, encoded by the coding sequence GTGTCGGTGACGATCTACGATGTAGCCAGGCAAGCCGATGTTTCGACCGCAACCGTCTCCAAGGTGCTGTCGAACACGCCCTACGTCAGTGAAAAGACGCGTGCCAAAGTGCTGGCCGTCGTCTCGGACCTCGATTTTGTGCCCAATCTTGCGGCTCGCAGCCTGAATCAGGTCCGCACCGGGATCATCGGGCTGGCCTTTCCCTATGCGTCCGACTATCTTTTCGAAGACCCCCACCTGATGCTGTTCTTACGCGGGGTGGAAAACATCGCCACCACGCATGACTACAGCATCCTTCTGATGACTGCGGGCGCGGCTGACGCTGCGGGTGGGTTACGTCGCCTGCTGCACACCCGTTATGTGGATGGCGCCATCGTGGTCGGCATGGAGAGCGTGCAGCCCATCACGGCCGAGCTGCGGCACCGCACCTACCCAACCGTGGCCCTGGGCTATCATTCACCCCTGGGTGTGTACAACACCATTCATGCGGATGACTACCTGGGCGGCCGTCTCGCGGCTGAACACTTGCTGGCCCTCGGTCATCGTCGTATCGGCCTCATCGGCGGCCCGCTGGAGATCACTGCGGTGGGCCGGCGCATCCAGGGGTTTACCGATGCCCTGACCGAGCATGGACTGAGCCTCGCGCCCGACCTGCGCGCCGCCGGCGACTTTACGCAGGAGAGCGGCTTTGCCGCGGCCGCGTCCATCCTGGCGCAGCCAGCACGACCAACCGCCATCTTTTCGGTCAACGACCGTATGGCGCTCGGTTTCATGGCCTACGCCCAGGCCTCTGGTTTGACGATTCCCACCGATCTGTCCATCGTTGGTTTCGACGACATTCCGGCCGCGGCCTTCTCGCATCCCAGCCTGACCACCGTGTGCCAGCAGTCGCTGGCCATGGGGCGCTTGGCTGGCGAGCGCCTGTTGGACCTGGTGCAACGGACCCAAGAGCGTTTCGAACCACTGGTATTGGCCACCACCTTTGTGCCGCGCAACTCGACGCGTGCGCTGGCATAA
- a CDS encoding sugar ABC transporter substrate-binding protein yields MKKLLVLLVIAATLLTACGGAAQPTTTPNQPAAEVTIRWRTRPDNQEEQNVYQKISDEIDAKLANVKLVYDPAPVQGYMDKLTTELSAGTAPDITWIPGASTADLASKGVLLDLMPMASKDSAFKLTDYYDAPMAELQHDGKLWGLPRDISTMVIYYNMDLFKAKGLPDPAEQAAKGEWNWDNFLKAAQTIRDESAGTYGFSFGNWWGLWGFFAYSGGGSLFNADRTACGLDQPGSITGLQFMSDLFNKYKVAPPPGAEGGVGETDFLAGKVGMFPNGRWMTPGMRQNAKFNWGVVEMPEGPGGKKTWLFWGPYVVSGKTANADAAWQVIKELTSPEVQAKVAALGSNIPSNKAASAKQAFLDSKPPADNSAFIKGADYAVAEIPLWTGNWGDIVDAIYQPNVDKLLNGKATAEEIAKEACAAANPLFKK; encoded by the coding sequence ATGAAGAAGTTGCTCGTACTATTAGTCATCGCTGCCACCTTATTGACTGCCTGTGGCGGCGCGGCACAGCCCACCACAACGCCCAATCAACCAGCCGCGGAAGTTACGATCCGCTGGCGTACCCGCCCCGACAACCAGGAAGAGCAGAACGTCTACCAGAAGATCAGCGACGAAATTGACGCCAAGTTGGCGAACGTCAAGCTGGTCTATGACCCGGCCCCGGTTCAGGGTTACATGGACAAGCTGACCACGGAACTATCCGCCGGCACCGCCCCGGACATCACCTGGATTCCCGGCGCCAGCACGGCGGACCTGGCCAGCAAGGGTGTTTTGCTCGACCTCATGCCCATGGCCAGCAAGGACAGCGCGTTCAAGCTGACCGATTACTACGATGCACCGATGGCCGAACTTCAGCACGATGGCAAACTGTGGGGCCTGCCGCGCGACATCTCCACGATGGTCATCTACTACAACATGGACCTCTTCAAGGCGAAGGGCTTGCCCGACCCGGCCGAGCAGGCCGCAAAGGGCGAATGGAATTGGGACAACTTCCTGAAGGCCGCCCAGACCATCCGCGATGAGAGCGCCGGCACCTACGGTTTCAGCTTCGGCAACTGGTGGGGTCTGTGGGGCTTCTTCGCCTACAGCGGCGGCGGCAGCCTGTTCAATGCCGATCGCACCGCCTGCGGCCTGGACCAGCCCGGCTCCATCACCGGCCTGCAGTTCATGTCCGACCTGTTCAACAAGTACAAAGTTGCACCGCCTCCGGGCGCCGAAGGTGGCGTCGGCGAGACCGACTTCCTGGCCGGCAAGGTGGGTATGTTCCCCAACGGCCGTTGGATGACCCCTGGCATGCGCCAGAACGCCAAGTTCAACTGGGGCGTGGTGGAAATGCCCGAAGGGCCGGGCGGCAAGAAAACCTGGCTCTTCTGGGGCCCATACGTTGTCAGCGGCAAGACAGCGAACGCCGATGCGGCCTGGCAGGTCATCAAAGAACTGACCAGCCCCGAAGTGCAGGCGAAGGTTGCGGCGCTCGGCAGCAACATCCCGTCCAACAAGGCCGCCAGCGCCAAGCAGGCGTTCCTCGATTCCAAGCCGCCGGCAGACAACTCCGCCTTCATCAAGGGCGCGGATTACGCCGTAGCCGAGATTCCACTGTGGACAGGCAACTGGGGCGACATCGTGGATGCCATCTACCAGCCCAACGTGGACAAGCTGCTGAATGGCAAGGCAACCGCAGAAGAAATTGCCAAAGAAGCCTGCGCAGCCGCCAACCCTCTGTTCAAGAAGTAA
- a CDS encoding sugar ABC transporter permease: MTASATVPTSTAASRQRREALEGFLFLLPNILGFLIFFAGPLVLSLYYSLTNWDLFTTPKFIWLDNFVQALGFQLKPEAYQVALEQGAGFLGALGKLIVANDPIFWVALRNTFVYAGGVLILSVLPAFFLAYLLNSKLRGMTFFRGLYYLPVVASVVGISLVYLWVFDRQSGAINFVLGAITTLINRLVGANLAKPLIGWLNDPDWALFSLILMSAWRTVGYDMVIFLAALQGVPHSLTEAALVDGATRGVILRKIIIPLITPTIFFILVTNLIEVLQIFAEPYIMTRGGPANSTLTIVMYLYQKGFQRFQMGYGSALAWLSFAIIFIITSIQFRMSQRWVVED, from the coding sequence ATGACAGCTTCGGCCACGGTTCCAACGTCCACGGCGGCATCTCGGCAGCGGCGCGAGGCCCTGGAAGGGTTTCTCTTTCTGCTGCCCAACATCCTGGGATTCCTGATCTTCTTTGCCGGCCCCCTGGTGTTATCCTTGTATTACAGCCTGACAAACTGGGATCTGTTCACAACGCCCAAATTCATCTGGCTTGACAACTTCGTGCAGGCGCTTGGCTTCCAGCTCAAGCCAGAGGCCTATCAGGTCGCGCTGGAACAGGGAGCAGGCTTCCTCGGCGCCCTGGGTAAACTGATCGTCGCGAATGACCCCATCTTCTGGGTCGCGCTGCGCAACACGTTTGTCTACGCCGGCGGGGTGTTGATCCTATCCGTGCTACCCGCCTTCTTTCTGGCCTATCTGCTCAACTCCAAACTGCGCGGCATGACCTTCTTCCGGGGACTTTACTACCTGCCGGTGGTGGCATCCGTCGTTGGCATCTCACTGGTCTATCTGTGGGTGTTCGATCGCCAAAGCGGCGCCATCAACTTTGTCTTGGGCGCCATCACCACCCTGATCAATCGGCTCGTGGGCGCCAACCTGGCAAAGCCGCTGATCGGTTGGCTGAATGACCCTGACTGGGCGCTCTTCTCACTGATTCTGATGAGCGCCTGGCGCACGGTGGGCTACGACATGGTGATCTTCCTGGCTGCGCTGCAGGGGGTGCCCCACAGCCTGACCGAAGCCGCCCTGGTAGATGGCGCCACCCGCGGCGTCATCTTGCGCAAGATCATCATTCCGCTCATCACCCCCACCATCTTTTTCATTCTCGTCACCAATCTCATCGAAGTGCTGCAGATCTTTGCCGAGCCGTACATCATGACGCGCGGCGGTCCGGCCAACTCAACCCTGACCATCGTCATGTACCTGTACCAGAAAGGGTTCCAGCGCTTCCAGATGGGCTACGGCAGCGCCCTGGCCTGGCTGTCGTTCGCCATCATCTTTATCATCACCAGCATTCAGTTCCGCATGTCACAACGCTGGGTTGTCGAAGACTAG
- a CDS encoding carbohydrate ABC transporter permease, translated as MSLVQRFLLYAFLAIVGAVMAYPFFFMVTTSLKDNQSAFANILAPFGPSLEWANYRAVLSTINMGRYMLNTAFITICVVIGQIFTSVMGGYAFARIKFPGREALFRAYLGTIMIPFMVILIPTYKLMLLFNWVDRYESLIIPWLFTAYGTFLMRQFFRNIPNELEEAAVIDGANRFTILWRIFVPLSLPAIATLATISFLYAWNSFIWPLVVIHNKEMYVVTQGLADLQGGYHANVPYIMAGATLAILPTVLVYILAQRYFVEGIATTGLK; from the coding sequence ATGTCGCTGGTGCAGCGTTTCCTGCTCTACGCCTTCCTGGCGATCGTCGGCGCGGTGATGGCCTACCCCTTCTTTTTCATGGTCACCACCTCGCTCAAGGACAACCAGTCCGCCTTCGCCAACATCCTGGCCCCGTTTGGCCCTTCCCTCGAATGGGCCAACTACCGGGCCGTCTTGAGCACCATCAACATGGGGCGCTACATGCTCAACACGGCCTTTATCACCATCTGCGTGGTCATCGGCCAGATTTTCACCTCGGTCATGGGCGGCTATGCCTTTGCCCGCATCAAATTTCCCGGCCGCGAGGCGCTCTTCCGCGCCTACCTCGGCACGATCATGATCCCGTTCATGGTCATCCTGATCCCCACCTACAAGCTCATGCTGCTTTTCAATTGGGTTGACCGCTATGAGTCACTCATCATTCCGTGGCTCTTTACGGCCTACGGCACTTTCCTGATGCGTCAGTTCTTCCGCAACATTCCCAATGAGTTGGAAGAGGCCGCGGTGATTGATGGCGCCAACCGATTTACGATCCTGTGGCGTATCTTCGTGCCGCTCTCACTGCCCGCCATCGCCACCCTGGCCACCATCAGCTTCCTGTACGCGTGGAACAGCTTCATCTGGCCGCTGGTGGTCATCCACAACAAGGAGATGTACGTCGTCACCCAGGGTCTGGCCGACCTGCAGGGTGGCTACCACGCCAACGTGCCCTACATCATGGCCGGCGCCACGCTCGCCATCTTGCCCACGGTGCTTGTCTACATTTTAGCCCAGCGCTACTTTGTCGAAGGCATCGCCACCACCGGTCTCAAATAG
- a CDS encoding HAD-IIA family hydrolase produces the protein MTNYPTPTQLYDAYIFDLDGTVYLGDALLPSAGETITRLRGLGKRTIFLSNNPTHSQQDYAARLARLGLPTPLSDIINSSMVMVDFLQQHLPGARLFVLGEAPLCHDLEAAGFELVDDPSRTDAVIASFDRTLVYRKLQVAFDAIRAGARFFATNADRYCPVPGGGQPDAAAIIAAIEACTNTRVEVVVGKPSQHMAAAALRVLTLPPDRCIMTGDRLETDVKMGLDAGMAAALTLTGATSAAMLDASPLRPTFVLHQLADLLPGAI, from the coding sequence ATGACAAACTACCCTACCCCAACGCAGTTGTATGACGCGTACATCTTCGACCTGGATGGCACCGTCTATCTGGGCGATGCGCTCTTGCCCAGCGCCGGCGAAACCATCACCCGTCTGCGCGGCCTGGGCAAGCGCACCATCTTCCTGTCCAATAACCCCACCCACTCCCAGCAGGACTACGCCGCCCGCCTGGCGCGCCTGGGCCTGCCCACCCCCCTGTCAGACATCATCAACTCCTCGATGGTCATGGTGGATTTCCTGCAACAGCATTTGCCCGGCGCCCGCCTCTTTGTGCTGGGCGAAGCGCCGCTCTGCCATGACCTGGAAGCGGCCGGTTTCGAGCTGGTAGATGACCCATCCCGCACCGATGCCGTCATCGCCAGCTTCGACCGCACCCTCGTCTACCGCAAGCTACAGGTCGCCTTCGACGCCATCCGCGCCGGCGCGCGCTTCTTCGCCACCAACGCCGACCGCTACTGCCCGGTGCCCGGCGGCGGTCAGCCCGACGCGGCCGCGATCATCGCCGCCATCGAAGCCTGCACCAACACCCGTGTCGAGGTAGTCGTGGGCAAACCGTCTCAGCACATGGCCGCTGCGGCTCTGCGCGTCTTGACGCTGCCGCCCGATCGGTGTATCATGACCGGCGACCGCCTGGAAACCGACGTAAAAATGGGGCTTGATGCCGGTATGGCAGCCGCGTTGACCTTGACCGGCGCCACCTCCGCTGCCATGCTGGACGCCTCGCCCCTGCGCCCCACCTTCGTCCTGCACCAGTTGGCCGATCTTCTGCCGGGCGCGATCTGA